Below is a window of Flavobacterium cyclinae DNA.
ATTTTGTTCGCGATTTAAAATGCCAATAAAAATGTGTTTTCCTGATGGTTCCCAAGACACCATAGTTAAATATTGGTCTTTTGGTTCCCCTGTTTGAATCGTTACTTTTTTACCCGAAGCTACATCGTAAATTACCAAAGTAACATTCTCGCTTGTCATTCCAGCCATTGGATATTTGATGTCTTTGTTGGTTGCTTCACGTTCGTTCCAATTGGTAATCGGATAATTAGCAACCATAGTTTCATCTTTACGATAGTAAGCCAATTGCGTTCCTTTTTCGTTCCACCACATGCCGCTGTTGATGCCAAATTCTTGACGGTGCACGTTTTCTGAACCATTAACGATTGCTTTGTTTTCGTCATTGGTAACTTCAATAACTTGTCCCGTTGGAGTTGTAATTCGGATATTGTTTTCTTGTAACCAAGCGACATTATTGTTAGAAGCAAATTTTGCTTGAGCACCTTCAATATTATAACTAATCACAGATACAATTTGTTTTGAAACTACATCATAAGTTAATTTGTAATTGTTTTTCTTGCCTGTAACTTCAGTTTCAAACGTATTTGCAGTTTTCCAAGTGATGGCAAATGGAAACATTCTAAGAGAAAATTCATCATTAGAAATTTTCGATTTTAAAGCAGCTTCAAATTCCGCTTTTGTGGCTAAAGTGGAAGCTGTCCAACCGTTTGCAGCGCTTTTTTCAACTAATGAAGAAAAGTCAGTACTTAAATAGGTGATGGATTTCGAATCTTTACGCCATTGTTGGGCAGTTTGTGTTGTTGGAGCATATTTTCTTGGTCCTAAAACAGTTTCTTCAATGGTTAAATTTTGCGCAACGGCAAAGCTTCCAACCAACAGAAAACTTAAAATATATTTTTTCATTACTAGTAAATTAATTGAGTATTAGAGTTCAAAGTTACGTTTTTGTTACAAAAAAATCCGATTCATTGCTAAATCGGATTCTAATGAAATTATTTTGATGGAATTATAAAACACCTAATTCAACCATACATTGTCTCATCATTTGATAGGTTCTTTCTATATCGTTATCCAAACCAATTGAAAAACGAATTAACCCATCGGTTAAGCCCATTTCTGCTTGTTCTTCTAATGGAATTTCAGATGAAGTTGAAGTCCCAGGTGCACTGAATAACGTTTTGTAGAATCCTAAACTTACCGCTAAGTAGCCTAAGTTTCTTTCTTGCATTAATTCCATCAACGCATTGGCTTTATCTAAACTTCCAACATCAATCGTCATCATTCCACCAAAACCGTACTCTTGATTAATCATGGTTTTGTAAATTTCATGACTTGGGTGACTTGCTAAACCTGGGTAAACCGTTTTAATTCCGTCAGCTTCAAATTTATTAGCCAAATACATTGCGTTGTGGCTGTGTTGTTTCATTCTGATGTGTAATGTTCTTAAGTTTTTCATTACAGAAGCCGAACGCAAACTGTCCATTGTTGGACCTAAAAGCATACTTGCTCCGTCGTTTACATTTTTCAAGCTGTTAATGAATTCTTGAGAAGCACAAACCACACCACCAACTGTATCGCTACTTCCATTGATGTATTTTGTTAACGAGTGAATCACGATATCAGCTCCTAATTTCGCTGGAGCAACAGATAAAGGTGAAAACGTATTATCCACTACTAATTTGATATTGTGTTTTTTTGCGATTTTTGCTAATGAAGCAATATCAGCAACTTCTAATAAAGGATTACTAACAGTTTCGCAATAAATAACTTTTGTATTTGGAGTAATAGCTGCTTCAACTACGTCTAATTTGGTGATGTCAACAAAAGTAGTTTTGATACCCATTCTTGGAACGAAATTTTTCAAGAAAGCATACGTTCCTCCGTAAATAGTTCTACTTGAAACGATATGATCTCCGTTTCCACACAATTGTAAAAGAGTAGGAGTGATAGCGCCCATTCCAGAAGCAGCTACGTTTGCCGATTCTGTACCTTCCATTGCTGCCAAAGCTTTGTCAAGGTATAAATTACTTGGTGATGAATGACGAGAGTATAAGTAACAACCTTCAGCATTCCCTTCAAAGGTGTCAAACATGGTTTTTGCTGAAAGAAAGGTATACGTTGAACTGTCTGATATCGATGGGTTTACTCCACCAAATTCTCCAAAATATTGTAAGTCTTGGATGCGATCCGCAGGATTGAATTTTTCCATAAATTTTTAGTTTGGTTGTTTATTTGAAATCAAAATTAGGAATATGTAATATTTTTTTCAATACTAGTAAATAAAAATAGAAATTTATTCTATTTTATATTAAAGTTGTAGTTTTTATTTCTGTTATTTGTGTGAAATAGTTACATTTGCCGACAACAAAAAACTAACAACACAACAACTAATGGACGCAATCGACAAAAAACTTTTAGGTTTTCTACAAGAAGACACTAAAAAGACAACTAAGGAACTTTCCTTATTACTCAATCTCTCCGTTACTGCAGTTTACGAACGAATAAAAAAATTAGAAAGAGAAGGAGTGATTACCAAATATGTAGCACTTTTAGACCGAGTTAAATTAGACAAATCTTTTGTGGTTTTTTGCCACATTAAGTTAAACCAACACACTAAAGACTATATTACGACATTTGAAAACGAAGTGGTAAAATTAACCGAAGTTTCGGAATGTTATCACGTAAGTGGCGATTATGACTATATCTTAAAAGTAAATGTTAGAGATATGGAAGAATATCGTGAGTTTATGGTTACAAAGCTTACAGGGTTACAGCATATTGGAAGCACGCATAGTTCTTTTATGATTGGAGAGGTAAAATTTACCACTGCTTTTACTTTAAATTAAGCTATAATAATTTACCAAAAAAGTAACAAAGAATTAATTCAAAAAGCGTTACTTTTGTATCCGAATTTAAGTCAAACAACAAACTTTATATACAATCATGAGTCAATTTGATGTAACCGTTATTGGTTCTGGCCCTGGAGGATATGTTGCGGCTATCCGTTGTGCCCAATTAGGTTTTAAAACAGCTATTATTGAAAAATATTCAACTCTTGGAGGAACGTGTTTAAATGTAGGATGTATTCCATCGAAAGCATTATTAGCATCTTCTCATCATTATGAAGAGTTACAACACTTTGCAGACCACGGAATTGAAGTTTCAGGTGATGTTAAAGTGAATTTAGAAAAAATGATTGCTCGTAAACAAGCAGTTGTAGATCAAACTTCGGGTGGTGTAAAATTCTTAATGGATAAAAACAATATTACCGTTTTTAATGGAGTTGGTTCGTTTGAAAGCGCTACTTCTGTAAAAGTAACGAAAGCTGATGGTTCTTCAGAAATTATCGAATCTAAAAATATTATTATTGCTACAGGTTCTAAACCATCAAGTTTACCATTTATCAAATTAGATAAAGAAAGAATCATCACTTCTACTGAAGCTTTGAAACTGAAAGAAGTTCCAAAACACTTAGTAATTATTGGTGGTGGTGTTATCGGTATCGAATTAGGTCAAGTATATTTACGTTTAGGAGCGCAAGTTTCTGTAGTTGAATTCATGGACAGAATCATCCCAGGAATGGATGGGGCGCTGTCAAAAGAATTGACTAAAGTATTGAAAAAACAAGGAATGAAATTCTACACGTCTCACAAAGTGCAATCAGTAGAAAGAGCTGGAGATGTTGTAACGGTAAAAGCAGAAAATGCTAAAGGCGAAATCATCACATTAGAAGGTGATTATTCATTAGTTTCTGTAGGTCGTCGTCCTTATACAGATGGATTAAACGCAGAAAAAGCAGGCGTAAAAGTTACCGAAAGAGGTCAAATCGAAGTAAACGATCATTTACAAACCTCGGCTGCTAACATTTATGCAATTGGTGACGTAGTTCGTGGAGCGATGTTAGCGCACAAAGCGGAAGAAGAAGGAGTTATGGTAGCTGAAATTTTAGCAGGACAAAAACCACATATCGATTATAATTTGATTCCAGGTGTAGTGTACACTTGGCCAGAAGTTGCCGCTGTTGGTAAAACAGAAGAGCAATTAAAAGCAGAAGGTGTAGCTTATAAAGCAGGAAGTTTCCCATTCAAAGCATTAGGAAGAGCTAGAGCAGGAGGAGACACTGACGGTTTTGTAAAAATCTTAGCTGATGCTAAAACAGACGAAGTTTTAGGAGTTCATATGATTGGAGCAAGATGTGCTGATTTAATTGCAGAAGCAGTAACAGCTATGGAATTTAGAGCAAGCGCAGAAGATATTTCAAGAATGTCTCACGCACACCCAACATTTGCAGAAGCTATCAAAGAAGCAGCATTAGCAGCAACAGATAACAGAGCATTACACGTGTAAATAGAAAAGTTATTATATCAATAATCCCAAATTCAATTGAGTTTGGGATTTTTTTGTTTTTATATTAAGGATGGAAAGGAGTTAAAATTAGCTTTTTTTAGTTGGTTTTTAACATTTTGCGGCGCTTGGCGAGGTTGCGACTTCGGAACCGATTATTTTCTGTTAAAGATTAAATTTCTTGCGAAATACAAACGTGAATTTACCACAAAATTCGCAATCTTGCCAAACGCCTGTTGGCAGTAGTACTTTTTTATTCTATACGTTTTTTTATTTCTTCGTTACCATAATAATCATGAAGAAATACAGGAAATGCACTTAAAACCCCTACGGTTTTATCTAAATTAATATATTTGGTTAATTGATTATCAAAAATGATTATTTGTTCAATAATATCATTTGGAAAGATATATGAATTGTGTACAATTTTATTCATTTTTTTAAGATGAGCTTTGATTAATTCTGACCAATTATCTATATCATAGTTGATAATATGTTTTAAGCTTTCTAAACCTTTCTGTCTAACGATTCTTTTATAATCAATATTTTCTTTACAAGGAACTTTTAATTCTTCAAATGCATCAAAGTCTTCAATATGTTTAAATGCTTCGACCATTGGGTAACTAATATAAAGTTTACCTTTTTCAGTTTCTTCATTAAAGAATTCTAATAATTTTTTTATTTTTTCATCACTGGCATTTGTTGCGTGACCATCATAATCGAAAAACATATAAATTTGTGCAAAATCAGACCTTTTAAAATCCTTTAGTTTTTCTTTATTGATTTCTATTTCCTTAAGTAAGTTAAATGTATCTAAATCTTCATCTTCTGAGATTTCAGAATAAATTTTATAAATAGTCGTACAATATACACAAGTAATTACAGTGTTTTCATTTACAAAGAATTGAGTTAAATTGTCTGTAATTAATTTCTCTAGTTTAGGGCCTTCAAAAATAAATAATACTTTACTCGACATCGAATGAACCTGATTTATACATTTTTTCGATATTATGTGCTTCTCTCAACTCTTTTTGTGTACTTTTTGACAAAGAGCGTATTTGTTTTTTTGTCATTTCAAAGTAACAATCTGGCCTTAAAAGATCATTAGTCATTATTGAAGTATTGTGGGTTGTAAGAATAAATTGTACACCTGTTTCTTTTAATTTTTCAACTATCAAAGCAGATAAAGAATGATGATAAAATGCATCAAATTCGTCTATAAAAACAAATGAAACCGTTCCGTTTTCTTTTATACTTTGATACCAAAAGTAAAATAAAGCAAGTGCAATCGTTCCTGTTGATGCCGCTTCGGCGAAAGGAAGTTGTTTTCCATTGAAATTAAAAACAATTGAATTTTTGCCTAATTCTTCAATAATAGATAATTGACATTTAATTCCAGCAGAATTTAAAAATAATTCAAAATCTTCAACATTTTTCTTTTTAATGATGTCTTCAAAAATATATTTTCCTCCAATATCGAAACCAAGAAACATTCTGTCATTCAATGAACGGAAATACAACATCTGCTCAATAAAATAAAAAAATGTAGTAAACGTATTATTTATATCATTGTGCTCAAGGTCAGTATTGTTTTTAATATACTTAAGAATTGATAACTCAGAATTCTCTAATTCTGTTTTTAAAGTTTCAGCGCCTTTTAATTTTATTAAAGCACTTGATTTATTCATTCTGTCAAATAAGACAAGTTCTTCATCATCTATAGTGAAACGTTCAAAAGATATAGTTTTGTAGTCAGTTTTCTTATATTCGTATTTAACAATTTTTGAATTTATTAAAAATTCATAATAGAAAGTTGCTACATTAGATTTACAATAAGCGTTTAAATAATTTTTATAAACAGACTCATTTCTTTGTTTGTCAGTTAAATGCTCAATGATATCAAAAATTGCAAGAGCTAAATTTGATTTACCAGCACCGTTATGACCGTAAATAATGGCATTGTTGACTATTCCATTTTTGATAGAACTTTTATTAAATTCATAACCATTAACATTTGTCAAATCTATTTCAAAATCTTTTTCAAAACTTTTAAAGTTTGAAACTTTAAATTTTCTAAGCATTTCTATAACATTTTTGCCAAAGATAATGAAAAAAGTAATGCCGTAAAAAAATTACGGTAGTTTTTTAGTATTACTGCCAACTTGCTTATACGTATGACAAAATTTACTTAGCAACCCAATTTTGGGTATATATGTTAGATAAAATTCAGTTAAATAATTTTAAATGTTACGGCTTTACAATTTCTTTAAAACCATCCCAATTAGCATAAATTAAAAACACATTAGCAAATAAGATGGCTGCTGCCATTGGAATATCACTACCTGTTACCACTACATGAATTAGAAAAATATTGATGCTTATGGGTAACAAAATGATAGTTCCTAGTCGTACAAATTTACCGCTTACTAACATTAATCCTGCTACTAATTCAATAGCTTTTGCTACAGGAAAAATGTATTTTGAAGCCATAAATCCAGCCATTAAAGTAGCCAAATCTCCAGTTGGTTCAGGTTGTTCTCCCATAAGGTTGAAAAAATAAGAAATAGAAGCAAAAAGCATCATAGCTCCTAAAAGTACACGAACAATAATAGTTGCAATTTTCATAATTGAAGTAGTTTTTTGGTTAGTTATTTCAAAGATAGTAAATTATGTATATAAAAAACCACCAGTTTCCCGATGGTTTATTTCTTACTTTTTCAAAAACTTCTTATATCCCAAAAATCCTAAAAGCCCAATCAAAGCAAATGGCCAAAGCACTACAACAAATGCTATAATGTGTTCTAACATAAACCAACCCGTTTTTACACTGTCCCAAATTTGTAAGCCAATATTTGGTCGGTAAGCGTTGATGCTTTTTTCATTAGCTACCATTTCTTGTTTGATGCTTTCGTCTTGGTAAATGTTTAAAGTCAATGTACTAAAATTCACTTGATCTTGAAGTGATAAATTCTGCATTTTTGAAGCGTCATTTTGTTCTTTTTTAGCATCTAACGTTTCTTCTGCTTTTACCACTTGATTGAGTTTCTTTCCCTTCGAATCAATAGCATTTTCCAATCGTTTTTCTGAAGAATTACTTCTTTTTTGCGCTAATTCATTAGATAACATTTGTAACGAAACATCATCCGCTTTAATGATGCGATAATCCAAAAAATGAATTTGTTTCGCAATGGTTTTAATCACCGTATCCATTTTGGTATTCGGAACACGAATCGTAATGTTGTTATCTACTTTGTATTTTGTAGTCACTAAAGTACTATCCTGACTCACTTTGGTTTTATCTACACTGTAAATGTTACTTTCTAATTTTGTAAAAGTTACAAATCCACCAAATTTCGTAGTTGCATCTTCAATCGCATAAGTCGATTTGACGACATTCTTGACTTTGAATTTTACATCGGCTGTTCGAACAAATTTCCGATTGCTGTTTTTGTTTTCAACGGCGGCAGAAGAAGACATTGCATTTATACTATCAATAGCAACTTCTTCCATATAGGTTGCGTTTTCTTTTGAAGCCGATTCTTTACAAGATAAGACTAAGCCAAATGCAAGCAAAGTCAAAACGATTTTGGTGTTTTTGTTCATAAAAATTCATTTTTAAAGTTATTGATTAATTGTTTTTAATACGTGTAGTTTTAGCATCAATAGAAATGAATTTAAATGTTTAGTTAATCATCCAAGAATAAAAACCGTGCCAAATTTTAACAATCGCATTCATTTTTAGTAACTATTTTTTTATTGTACTTTTACGAAGTAAATTTTCCAATTTGAGAACAGTAATTACAAAAGATATTTCCCAGTTTTCCGACTTTAAAAACCAACTTTTGCATTGGGCCAACCAACACAGAGAAGTTGTGTTTTTAGATTCGAATGACTATCATCAAAAGTATTCGAGTTACGATGCTGTTTTGGCGGTGGATGCTTTCACTTCGATTAAAACCGATTACGATAATGCGTTTCAAGATTTGTATCAATACCAAAGTCAGGCTAAGGATTGGTTGTTTGGGTATTTGTCTTACGATTTAAAAAACGATACCGAAGATTTACAATCCAATAATTTCGATGGATTAAATTTTCCTGATTTGTTTTTCTTTCAACCTAAAAAGTTGTTTTTGATTAAAGAAAATCAGGTTGAAATTCAATATTTACGAATGTGTGATGACGAAATAGAATTAGATTTTGAAGAAATCTTATCTATCGTACCCATTATCCATTACCCATCACCGATTTCCATAAAGCAACGCATCCCAAAAGAAAACTACCTTTCCAAAGTTGCTAAAATGCTCGAACACATTCATCGTGGCGACATTTATGAAGCTAATTTTTGCATGGAATTCTATGCCGAAAATGCTAAAATTGAGCCTTTGGAAATTTATCAAAAGTTGAATGCTATTTCTGAACCGCCATTTGCGGTGTATTTTAAAAATAATTTTCAGTATTTACTTTCCGCTTCACCTGAGCGTTATTTAAGAAAAGAAGGTTTAAAAGTAATTTCCCAACCTATAAAAGGAACCGCAAGAAGAAGCTTCGATGTAGAGCAAGACGAACAATTAAAATCTGATTTAGCTCAAAACGAAAAAGAGCGTTCCGAAAATATCATGATTGTCGATTTAGTTCGCAACGATTTATCGCACACCGCTACAAAAGGAAGCGTTCAAGTGGAAGAATTGTGTCAGATTTACACGTTTAAGCAAGTCCACCAAATGATTTCCACGATAGTTTCCGAAGTAGAAAATACCACTTCTCCCATCGAAATTCTGAGAACTACTTTTCCAATGGGAAGTATGACGGGAGCACCAAAGATTTCAGCCATGCAAATCATTGAAGCATTAGAAGAAACCAAACGCGGATTATACAGCGGAGCAGTAGGTTATTTCACTCCAAATGGCGATTTCGATTTTAATGTGGTCATTCGAAGTATTTTATATAATGCACAAAATCAATATTTATCTTTTTCTGTTGGAAGTGCTATAACTTCTCAAGCCATTCCGGAAATGGAGTATGAAGAATGTTTGTTGAAAGCAAAAGCGATGTTTGAGGTTTTAAGCTAGGGAAAAGTAATAAGGGATTAGGGAAAAGTAAAAGCAATAAATATGAAAAGTTATAGAGATTTAATTGTTTGGCAAAAATCGTTGAGTTGGGTTACATTGGTTTATTCTCTAACATCAAAAATTCCTGAAAGTGAAAAGTTTGGATTAATTTCACAAATTAGAAGAAGTTCAGTCGCTATTCCTTCAAATATAGCTGAAGGTTATGGAAGAAATTACAAAAAAGATTATTCAAGATTTTTACAAATTGCGAGAGGTTCTTTATTTGAATGTCAAACCCAAATAGAAATTGCAATTAATCTGAATTATATTTCCAAAGAAGATTGTAAAGAAATCAATGAATTGTCTATTGAAATTGAAAAAATGCTAAATTCGCTAATAAATAAATTGTCTGAAAACTAATCCCTTTTCCCTTTTTACTAATTACTTTTGTTTATGCTTACAAAATTCCAAAACCATATCGAACAAAGTTTTCCCCAACTGAAAGACAAGAAATTGCTCTTAGCAGTTAGTGGAGGTGTTGATAGTATGGTTTTGATGCATTTATTTCAGCAATTGCATTATGATATTGCCATAGCGCATTGTAATTTTCAACTTCGTGGACTAGAGAGTGATGGAGATGAACTTTTTGTACAAGTAAAAAGTGAAAAGTTACAAGTAAAAAGTTACTGCATTAGATTTGATACTGAAAGTTATTCTAAAGAAAATAAACTTTCCATTCAATTAGCGGCTCGAAAGTTACGCTATAATTGGTTTCAAGAGCTTTTATCGGAAAACCAATTGGATTATTTGGTTACCGCGCATCATTTGGATGACAATGTCGAAACGTTTTTAATCAATTTTATTAGAGGAACTGGTTTAGATGGGTTAACGGGAATTCCACCTCAAAATGAAAACATTATTCGTCCGTTGTTGCCGTTTTCAAGAAAAGAAATTGAAAATTATGCATTAGATAATAAAATTCAATGGCGAGAAGATTCTAGTAACGCTTCAGACAAGTATTTCCGAAATAAACTGCGTCACGATATTGTTCCCGTTTTTAAAGAATTGAATATCGGATTTTTAGATTCGTTTCAAAATACCTTACATCATTTACAACAAGCAGGAAGTTTAGTTAATGATGCTTCTAAATTGGTTTATGAAAAAGTTGTAGAGCAGAAAGAAAATCATGTAGAAATCCATTTAAAAGCATTACTTCAGTTCAAAAACTACAAAGCCTATTTGTTCCAATGGTTGAAAACATACGGATTTTCGGCTTGGAATGATATTTATGATTTGGTTGACGCACAATCCGGAAAGCAAGTTTTTTCTGA
It encodes the following:
- a CDS encoding aminotransferase class I/II-fold pyridoxal phosphate-dependent enzyme, with the translated sequence MEKFNPADRIQDLQYFGEFGGVNPSISDSSTYTFLSAKTMFDTFEGNAEGCYLYSRHSSPSNLYLDKALAAMEGTESANVAASGMGAITPTLLQLCGNGDHIVSSRTIYGGTYAFLKNFVPRMGIKTTFVDITKLDVVEAAITPNTKVIYCETVSNPLLEVADIASLAKIAKKHNIKLVVDNTFSPLSVAPAKLGADIVIHSLTKYINGSSDTVGGVVCASQEFINSLKNVNDGASMLLGPTMDSLRSASVMKNLRTLHIRMKQHSHNAMYLANKFEADGIKTVYPGLASHPSHEIYKTMINQEYGFGGMMTIDVGSLDKANALMELMQERNLGYLAVSLGFYKTLFSAPGTSTSSEIPLEEQAEMGLTDGLIRFSIGLDNDIERTYQMMRQCMVELGVL
- a CDS encoding Lrp/AsnC family transcriptional regulator, with translation MDAIDKKLLGFLQEDTKKTTKELSLLLNLSVTAVYERIKKLEREGVITKYVALLDRVKLDKSFVVFCHIKLNQHTKDYITTFENEVVKLTEVSECYHVSGDYDYILKVNVRDMEEYREFMVTKLTGLQHIGSTHSSFMIGEVKFTTAFTLN
- the lpdA gene encoding dihydrolipoyl dehydrogenase; translated protein: MSQFDVTVIGSGPGGYVAAIRCAQLGFKTAIIEKYSTLGGTCLNVGCIPSKALLASSHHYEELQHFADHGIEVSGDVKVNLEKMIARKQAVVDQTSGGVKFLMDKNNITVFNGVGSFESATSVKVTKADGSSEIIESKNIIIATGSKPSSLPFIKLDKERIITSTEALKLKEVPKHLVIIGGGVIGIELGQVYLRLGAQVSVVEFMDRIIPGMDGALSKELTKVLKKQGMKFYTSHKVQSVERAGDVVTVKAENAKGEIITLEGDYSLVSVGRRPYTDGLNAEKAGVKVTERGQIEVNDHLQTSAANIYAIGDVVRGAMLAHKAEEEGVMVAEILAGQKPHIDYNLIPGVVYTWPEVAAVGKTEEQLKAEGVAYKAGSFPFKALGRARAGGDTDGFVKILADAKTDEVLGVHMIGARCADLIAEAVTAMEFRASAEDISRMSHAHPTFAEAIKEAALAATDNRALHV
- a CDS encoding AAA family ATPase; the protein is MLRKFKVSNFKSFEKDFEIDLTNVNGYEFNKSSIKNGIVNNAIIYGHNGAGKSNLALAIFDIIEHLTDKQRNESVYKNYLNAYCKSNVATFYYEFLINSKIVKYEYKKTDYKTISFERFTIDDEELVLFDRMNKSSALIKLKGAETLKTELENSELSILKYIKNNTDLEHNDINNTFTTFFYFIEQMLYFRSLNDRMFLGFDIGGKYIFEDIIKKKNVEDFELFLNSAGIKCQLSIIEELGKNSIVFNFNGKQLPFAEAASTGTIALALFYFWYQSIKENGTVSFVFIDEFDAFYHHSLSALIVEKLKETGVQFILTTHNTSIMTNDLLRPDCYFEMTKKQIRSLSKSTQKELREAHNIEKMYKSGSFDVE
- a CDS encoding DoxX family membrane protein — translated: MKIATIIVRVLLGAMMLFASISYFFNLMGEQPEPTGDLATLMAGFMASKYIFPVAKAIELVAGLMLVSGKFVRLGTIILLPISINIFLIHVVVTGSDIPMAAAILFANVFLIYANWDGFKEIVKP
- a CDS encoding DUF4349 domain-containing protein, coding for MNKNTKIVLTLLAFGLVLSCKESASKENATYMEEVAIDSINAMSSSAAVENKNSNRKFVRTADVKFKVKNVVKSTYAIEDATTKFGGFVTFTKLESNIYSVDKTKVSQDSTLVTTKYKVDNNITIRVPNTKMDTVIKTIAKQIHFLDYRIIKADDVSLQMLSNELAQKRSNSSEKRLENAIDSKGKKLNQVVKAEETLDAKKEQNDASKMQNLSLQDQVNFSTLTLNIYQDESIKQEMVANEKSINAYRPNIGLQIWDSVKTGWFMLEHIIAFVVVLWPFALIGLLGFLGYKKFLKK
- a CDS encoding anthranilate synthase component I family protein; the encoded protein is MRTVITKDISQFSDFKNQLLHWANQHREVVFLDSNDYHQKYSSYDAVLAVDAFTSIKTDYDNAFQDLYQYQSQAKDWLFGYLSYDLKNDTEDLQSNNFDGLNFPDLFFFQPKKLFLIKENQVEIQYLRMCDDEIELDFEEILSIVPIIHYPSPISIKQRIPKENYLSKVAKMLEHIHRGDIYEANFCMEFYAENAKIEPLEIYQKLNAISEPPFAVYFKNNFQYLLSASPERYLRKEGLKVISQPIKGTARRSFDVEQDEQLKSDLAQNEKERSENIMIVDLVRNDLSHTATKGSVQVEELCQIYTFKQVHQMISTIVSEVENTTSPIEILRTTFPMGSMTGAPKISAMQIIEALEETKRGLYSGAVGYFTPNGDFDFNVVIRSILYNAQNQYLSFSVGSAITSQAIPEMEYEECLLKAKAMFEVLS
- a CDS encoding four helix bundle protein, encoding MKSYRDLIVWQKSLSWVTLVYSLTSKIPESEKFGLISQIRRSSVAIPSNIAEGYGRNYKKDYSRFLQIARGSLFECQTQIEIAINLNYISKEDCKEINELSIEIEKMLNSLINKLSEN
- the tilS gene encoding tRNA lysidine(34) synthetase TilS; the encoded protein is MLTKFQNHIEQSFPQLKDKKLLLAVSGGVDSMVLMHLFQQLHYDIAIAHCNFQLRGLESDGDELFVQVKSEKLQVKSYCIRFDTESYSKENKLSIQLAARKLRYNWFQELLSENQLDYLVTAHHLDDNVETFLINFIRGTGLDGLTGIPPQNENIIRPLLPFSRKEIENYALDNKIQWREDSSNASDKYFRNKLRHDIVPVFKELNIGFLDSFQNTLHHLQQAGSLVNDASKLVYEKVVEQKENHVEIHLKALLQFKNYKAYLFQWLKTYGFSAWNDIYDLVDAQSGKQVFSETHILLKDREKLVLSERKTTTKDAVFFIESIDSKVNIPLKLVFSRFSGGEYVNSNCIFVDKDKLKFPLIIRKWKEGDYFYPSVMTGKKKLSKYFKDEKYSLIDKENQWLLCSEDQIIWVIGKRADNRFITNKTTQNPIKIELEE